The Neurospora crassa OR74A linkage group IV, whole genome shotgun sequence genome has a segment encoding these proteins:
- the gh13-4 gene encoding alpha-glucosidase: MGSVNNASLCVGKTPWWKEAVFYQVYPASFKDSNNDGWGDIPGLIAKIDYLHDLGVDCVWLSPMFESPQKDMGYDISDYQAVYSRYGTLSDVDNLIAACHVRGMKLILDLVVNHTSDQHPWFQESRSSKTNPKRDWYMWKPARYDANGNRIPPTNWRSYFAGPTWTWDELTQEYYLHLYDNSQPDLNWENEECRKAIYNEAMRFWLDRGVDGFRIDTVNKYSKRTDFPDAPVTMPGETDQPAAEMWCNGPRIHEFIREMNEQVLAPYNAVSVGELSNTPLPSQVLPYVSAAAKELDMVFEFSTIRLGTGGPFHGKYLYREFPLSELKAYVATWQQWLEGTDGWHTVFCENHDNGRAVSRFGDDSTVESWEASAKTIALWQATLTGTIFLYQGQEIGMVNMPKEWRIEQEYKDVESLNFYREAKAFGDAERIRKTEEGLRILARDHSRIPMQWDASPNAGFTSAGVTPWMRVHDGFKDLNVEKQEGDDESILGFYKKILKLRKEYSGLFVHGAFRPSLQEDETLFVYVKDDQGSEESGVQADKRRKALVVMNFSGQPAILREHNLNVAATLGCKQGEERLLVTTLKKKDTPRMEAGVLEPWESRMYLNF; encoded by the coding sequence ATGGGTTCCGTCAACAACGCCTCCCTATGCGTGGGCAAGACTCCCTGGTGGAAAGAAGCTGTCTTCTACCAAGTCTACCCAGCCAGCTTCAAAGACTCCAACAATGACGGCTGGGGTGACATTCCCGGCCTCATCGCCAAAATCGACTACCTCCACGACCTAGGCGTCGATTGCGTGTGGCTGTCTCCCATGTTCGAGTCTCCCCAAAAAGACATGGGCTACGACATCTCCGATTACCAAGCCGTCTACTCCCGCTATGGCACCCTCTCCGACGTCGACAACCTGATCGCCGCCTGCCACGTCCGCGGCATGAAGCTGATTCTTGACCTGGTCGTCAACCACACTTCCGACCAACACCCGTGGTTCCAAGAATCGCGCTCCTCCAAAACCAATCCCAAGCGCGACTGGTACATGTGGAAGCCGGCCCGCTACGACGCCAACGGGAACCGCATACCGCCCACCAACTGGCGCAGCTACTTTGCCGGTCCCACCTGGACCTGGGACGAGCTGACCCAAGAGTACTACCTGCACCTGTACGACAACTCCCAACCCGACCTGAACTGGGAAAACGAGGAGTGTCGCAAGGCCATCTACAACGAGGCCATGCGTTTCTGGCTCGATCGCGGTGTCGACGGCTTTCGTATCGACACCGTCAACAAGTACTCCAAGCGCACTGACTTCCCGGATGCGCCGGTCACCATGCCGGGCGAGACGGACCAGCCCGCCGCGGAAATGTGGTGCAACGGCCCGCGCATTCACGAGTTCATCCGCGAAATGAACGAGCAGGTGCTGGCGCCGTACAATGCCGTCTCGGTGGGCGAGCTGTCCAACACGCCGCTGCCGAGCCAGGTCCTGCCGTATGTCTCTGCTGCGGCCAAGGAACTGGATATGGTGTTTGAGTTTAGCACCATCCGCTTGGGCACGGGCGGGCCGTTTCATGGCAAGTATCTCTATAGAGAGTTTCCGCTGTCGGAGCTGAAAGCGTATGTGGCGACGTGGCAGCAGTGGCTGGAGGGTACGGATGGGTGGCACACGGTGTTTTGCGAGAATCATGATAACGGGCGGGCGGTGTCAAGGTTTGGAGATGATTCGACTGTGGAGTCGTGGGAGGCGAGCGCAAAGACTATTGCCTTGTGGCAGGCGACGCTGACGGGGACGATTTTCTTGTATCAGGGGCAGGAGATTGGTATGGTCAATATGCCGAAGGAGTGGCGGATTGAGCAGGAGTATAAGGATGTTGAGAGCTTGAACTTCTACAGAGAGGCCAAGGCGTTTGGGGATGCAGAGAGGAtaaggaagacggaggagggtcTGAGGATCCTGGCAAGAGATCACTCGAGGATACCGATGCAGTGGGATGCATCACCCAATGCGGGCTTCACTTCTGCTGGAGTGACGCCGTGGATGAGAGTGCATGATGGGTTCAAAGATCTGAATGTGGAGAAGCAGGAGGGAGATGATGAGTCGATCCTTGGGTTCTACAAGAAGATCCTGAAGTTGAGGAAGGAATACAGCGGGCTGTTCGTGCATGGTGCGTTCAGACCTTCACTGCAAGAGGACGAGACACTGTTTGTTTACGTCAAGGACGATCAAGGTTCGGAAGAGAGTGGTGTCCAGGCagacaagaggaggaaggcgtTAGTCGTCATGAATTTCTCTGGGCAGCCAGCTATTCTTCGGGAGCATAATCTCAACGTGGCAGCCACGCTGGGATGCAAACAAGGGGAGGAGCGGCTGTTAGTGACTActctgaagaagaaggatacgCCTAGAATGGAAGCTGGCGTTTTGGAGCCATGGGAAAGCAGAATGTATCTGAACTTTTAG
- a CDS encoding protease inhibitor produces the protein MPKQASSITTLLSSLSVLAKASNPSRPARASLRIHFPGSPSPTTVSTPGTPLTKDAAALPPSYSISATALSNITLPNCDLSPVSSHHSSPSSSGHSRRGSEANNAAGQIPHYMVICLDLDPPFPSFPVLAPILHSLEADLRLVTEELDADEGYIYLTADEEEEARGSDGISHPTRGERRTKPVVGYMGPKPPGVSSPHRYVFLCWEQPEGVTGQKVREVLGLNNNEGGEEGEDVGLAKRVRWDQEGFEKMLGLGDVVAGNYFVC, from the coding sequence ATGCCGAAACAAGCCTCGTCAATAaccaccctcctctcctccctctccgtcCTCGCCAAAGCCAGCAACCCCTCCCGACCAGCCCGCGCTTCCCTCCGGATCCACTTCCCCGGctccccctctcccaccaCCGTCTCCACTCCAGGCACACCCCTCACCAAAGACGCTGCCGCCCTGCCCCCCTCTTACTCCATCTCCGCCACCGCTCTCTCCAACATTACTTTACCCAACTGCGACCTCAGCCCCGTCTCTAGCCACcactcttctccctcttcttctggcCATTCTAGGAGAGGTTCAGAAGCCAACAACGCCGCTGGCCAAATTCCTCATTACATGGTCATCTGTCTCGATCTCGACCCGCCGTTCCCAAGTTTTCCTGTCTTGGCACCGATTTTGCATTCCCTCGAAGCAGATCTGAGGTTGGTGACGGAGGAGTTGGATGCCGATGAGGGGTATATCTATCTAACggcggatgaggaggaggaggcccgGGGAAGTGACGGGATAAGTCACCCTACAAGGGGGGAAAGGAGGACGAAGCCGGTGGTAGGGTACATGGGACCGAAACCGCCGGGGGTGAGTAGTCCCCATCGCTATGTTTTCTTGTGTTGGGAGCAACCGGAGGGTGTGACGGGGCAGAAAGTGAGAGAGGTTTTGGGGCTAAATAATaatgagggaggagaagaaggggaggatgtGGGATTAGCAAAGAGGGTGAGATGGGACCAGGAGGGTTTCGAGAAGATGTTGGGATTAGGGGATGTGGTGGCGGGAAATTATTTTGTTTGTTGA